The genomic window GGTAGAACAGGTAGATGAAGCCATGAAAATATTAGGGAACTTTAAAATGGGACCTTTTGAATTGATGGATTTAATTGGAGTTGATGTGAATTTTTCCGTAACAAAAACGGTTTACAACGAATATTTCTACGATCCGAAATACAAGCCGTCTCTTCTTCAGCAAAGAATGTCGGAAGCCAAACTTCACGGCAGAAAAACAGGAAAAGGTTTCTACGATTATTCTGAAGGAGCGGAAAAACCTGTTGCGGAAAAAAACGATGCTCTTTATCAGTATATATTCTTGAGAATTATCTCTATGTTGATTAATGAAGCGGTTGAAGCAAAAAGACTAGGCGTTGCGAATGATGAAGATTTGGAATTGGCAATGCAGAAAGGCGTGAATTATCCAAAAGGATTATTAGCTTGGGGAAAAGAAATAGGATACGCAAAAATCTCCGAAACCCTGCAAAATCTTTACGAGGAATATCAGGAAGAGAGATACAGACAAAGCCCGTTACTACGTAAATTATAAAATGTATCAATGTATCAGTTTACCAATATAACAATATATACAACCATTGGTAAATTGCTAGATTGTTAAATTGTTACATTAGAATTATGGATATAGAAGGGTTTAGAGCCGAATTGGAAACAAGGCTTATCATTGAAAAAGACTACATCATTCAGGAGCTTTCTTCGATACATAATGATCGGGAAAAGTTGGAATTACTGGGAAAATTCAATGAAAAATACAAAGAGCTGATTAAAAGAATGGCGAATGAAGAAGGTATCGATTTAAATGAGCTCTATCAAACCGAAGTCTCATCAAATTCAGAAAATCTTTCATATGAACAGATAATTCTTGGTAAAACCATGAATATTTATGACAAATTGGTTGATGAATTATATGAAGAAATAACACAAATCTGAAGGCTGCCATTATATTAGAGTCGGTTGTTAAATAAAGTATTAAAATTATGCTTAAAAGAATTTTTACAAAGAAAAACTTTCTGAGATCTCTCGTAAGCGCAATCATTTTTAGTATTGCTTTTTTTCTGATTAAACTTCTATTTTATTATTTTGAATGGGATGATGAAAAAAGCATAAATATATATGGTCTTGTATTTTATTTCATCTTTATGTTTTTAGCTTTCTTCATTTTAGACGGCAGAGATTACACTTGGAAAGATGTTATAAAATTAAAAAATTTAAATAAAAATAAATGAACCCGAGACAGGTTGCAGAATATATGTTCGATCAGGATTATTTTTCCCAATGGATGAATATCAAACTAATCGAAGTAAAAGAAAATTATTGCTTAATAGAAATGCCCATTAAAAAAGAAATGATTAACGGGCTAAAAACGGTTCACGGAGGAGTTACATTTGCTTTTGCAGATTCTGCATTGGCATTTTCGTCTAACAATTCCGGAGATGCTGCCGTTGCACTGAATTGCATCATCAATTTTACCAAAGCTGGAAAAGAAGGAGATACCTTCAGAGCAGAAAGCACTTTGGTAAACGAGACCAGAAAAACAGCAGTTTACGATATTAAAATTACCAATCAAAACGAAGAGTTAATTGCAAAATTTGTCGGAACGGTTTATAAAATCGGAAAAAAAGTAACTGAACTTTAAGCTTAATGTAACAATGTAATAATTTACCAATCTAACAATTTTTAAATGATGATAAATTTTGAAAATAATCCATTAATTGAGAAGACGGTTCAATTTTCATTAGATATTATTGAATTTTGTGAGTTGTTAGAGGAAAAAAGAAAATTTGTTATTGCAAAACAATTATTACGTTCCGGAACAAGCATTGGAGCAAATGCATTTGAAGCTCAAAACCCACACAGCAAGAATGATTTTGTAAATAAAATTAAAATTGCTGCTAAAGAATTAGAAGAAACAAAATATTGGCTCTATCTCTGTAAACATTCTAAAAACTATCCTTTCAATGAAAAATTAGAACTTCAAATTACCGAGATTGGAAAAATTATATATAAAATACTAAGTACAAGTCTAAATAAAAACCAATCAATATAGCATTGGTAAACTGTTACATTGCTATATTTTTACATTAAAATATTATGAACAACGTATACATCATAGATTATGTTAGAACTCCCATTTCAAAATTACAGGGAGGTTTATCAGAAGTGCGTGCCGATGATTTAGCGGCAGTTGTCCTTAAAGAAATAGTTGCAAGAAATCCTGAAGTTCCTGTTGAGGAAATTGAGGATGTTATTTTCGGATGTGCCAATCAGGCTGGTGAAGATAACAGAAACGTAGCAAGAATGGGACTTTTATTGGCTGGGCTTCCTTACAAAATAGGAGGGGAAACCGTAAACAGGTTGTGTGCTTCGGGAATGTCGGCGGTGGCTAATGCTTTCCGTTCGATTGCTGCAGGAGAAGGTGAAATTTATATTGCGGGTGGAGTGGAGCACATGACGCGTTCGCCTTATGTAATGTCAAAACCAAGTGCTGCTTTCGGTAGAGATAGTCAGATGTTTGATACGACTTTCGGATGGAGATTTATCAATCCGAAAATGAAAGAATTATATGGTGTTGACGGAATGGGAGAAACTGCGGAAAACTTGGCAGACATCCACAATATCAGTCGTGAAGATCAGGATAAATTTGCCCTTTGGTCTCAGCAAAAGGCGACTAAAGCTCAGCAAAGCGGAAGATTAGCGGAAGAAATCGTAAAAGTGGAAATTCCGCAGAGAAAAGGTGAACCGAAAATCTTCGATACGGATGAATTCATCAAGCCTACTTCTTCAATGGAAGGATTAGGAAAACTTCGACCTGCTTTCAGAAAAGAAGGAACCGTAACGGCTGGAAATGCTTCAGGAATGAATGACGGAGCTGCGGTTTTAATTTTAGCAAGTGAAGAAGCTGTAAAAAAATATGGTTTGAAGCCGAAAGCTAAGATTTTAGGATCATCTGTTGCCGGTGTTGAGCCGAGAATTATGGGAATCGGACCTGTTGAAGCGACTCAGAAGCTTTTAAAAAGACTGAACCTTTCATTAGATGATATGGACATCATCGAATTGAACGAAGCTTTTGCAGCTCAGGCTTTAGCGGTAACAAGAACATTAGGATTAAAAGATGACGATTCAAGAATC from Chryseobacterium camelliae includes these protein-coding regions:
- a CDS encoding PaaI family thioesterase is translated as MNPRQVAEYMFDQDYFSQWMNIKLIEVKENYCLIEMPIKKEMINGLKTVHGGVTFAFADSALAFSSNNSGDAAVALNCIINFTKAGKEGDTFRAESTLVNETRKTAVYDIKITNQNEELIAKFVGTVYKIGKKVTEL
- a CDS encoding four helix bundle protein, which codes for MINFENNPLIEKTVQFSLDIIEFCELLEEKRKFVIAKQLLRSGTSIGANAFEAQNPHSKNDFVNKIKIAAKELEETKYWLYLCKHSKNYPFNEKLELQITEIGKIIYKILSTSLNKNQSI
- the pcaF gene encoding 3-oxoadipyl-CoA thiolase, whose translation is MNNVYIIDYVRTPISKLQGGLSEVRADDLAAVVLKEIVARNPEVPVEEIEDVIFGCANQAGEDNRNVARMGLLLAGLPYKIGGETVNRLCASGMSAVANAFRSIAAGEGEIYIAGGVEHMTRSPYVMSKPSAAFGRDSQMFDTTFGWRFINPKMKELYGVDGMGETAENLADIHNISREDQDKFALWSQQKATKAQQSGRLAEEIVKVEIPQRKGEPKIFDTDEFIKPTSSMEGLGKLRPAFRKEGTVTAGNASGMNDGAAVLILASEEAVKKYGLKPKAKILGSSVAGVEPRIMGIGPVEATQKLLKRLNLSLDDMDIIELNEAFAAQALAVTRTLGLKDDDSRINPNGGAIAIGHPLGVSGARIVGSAAMELQKQDKKYALCTLCIGVGQGYAMIIEKV